From the genome of Streptomyces sp. NBC_01304:
CCGTCAAGGCGGGCAGCGTGCTCGTCCTGGGGGACGCTGTGGACGGCACCCATCCCGATGCGCTGCTCGTTGCCCTGGCCGAGGCCGGGCCCCGGGAGCTGGCGGTGGTCTGCGCACGGCCCGACCGGGCGGGCGTGGGCCTGGGGCTTCTGCTCGGCGGGGGCGGCGTCGCGCGGCTGGTCCACTCGACGGAGGAGGCGGGGCAGGAGCTGCCTCAACTCGGCTCCGCGTCCGCCCAGTTCGTGCCGCTGCGCCTCCTGGAGGAGCGGCTGCAGGCGGGCGGTGCGGGCGCCGCGACCTTCTACGCCCAGGTGGGCACGTATGCCGAACCCGCCGCGGACGAGAGCCACGCCGTCTATTTCGGCGGTGACGAATACGGCCCCGTCCCGGCCCTCACCGGCGATCTCGCCCTCCTGCGCGCGGAACGTGGCGACCGGCGCGGCAATCTCGCCTTCGCCGACGAGGGCCGCGAGTTCGCCGTGCTCGCGGCGAAGGCCTGCGCGAGCACCCTCGCCGAGGTCGGTCAGCTCGTCGACCGCCTCGAACCGCACGAGACACATCTGAGCGGCACCCATGTCACCTGCCTGCTCGCGCCCCGTCCCACTCACCAGCACCACCACGGGGGCTGAGCCATGGAACTGACCCTCATCGCGGTCGTCGGCGTCATCAGCATCGTCGCCGTCGCCGCCTTCTCGGACCGGCTCGGACTCGCCGCGCCGCTGAGCCTCGTCGTGGTGGGCATCGCCCTCAGCTTCATCCCCGGCATGCCGCATCCGATGGCCGAGCCCGAGTGGATCCTCGCCGGGGTGCTGCCGCCCCTGCTCTACTCGACGGCGGTGAACATGCCCGCCCACGACTTCCGCCGCAACTTCAAGGCGATCAGCGGGCTCGCGGTGGTGCTCGTCGCCGTGACGACGCTCGGGGCCGGCTGGCTGTTCCACTGGCTGCTGCCCGACCTGGGCTGGCCCACCGCCTTCGCGCTCGGCGCGGTCATCAGCCCCACCGACGCGGTCGCCGCCACCTCCGTCGGCAAGAAGCTCGGCCTTCCCTCGCGCCTGGTGACCGTCCTGGAGGGCGAGGGCCTGGTCAACGACGCGTCGGCCCTGGTGCTCCTGCGGTCGGCGATCGCGGCGATCGCGGGGTCGGTGTCCGTGTGGGGCATCGCCGGGGACTTCCTGTACGCCGTGGTGATCGCGATCGCCGTCGGCCTCGTCGTCGGGTACGTCAACGTACGCATCCGGGCGCTGCTCGACGACACCGTCCTCAACACGGCGATCTCCTTCGTCATCCCCTTCATCGCGTTCGTGCCGGCCGAGGAGTTCGAGGCCTCCGGGGTCCTCGCGGTGGTCGTGGCGGGCCTGGTCACCGGGCATCAGAGCCCGCGCTATCTGCGGGCACAGGACCGCATCGCCGAGGCGACGAACTGGCGGACCCTCGCGTTCCTCCTGGAGAGCGCGATCTTCCTGCTGATGGGGCTCGGCCTGAAGCGGCTCATCGACGAGGTCCACGACGACGGGCTCGGCGCCTGGCGGGCACTGACCATCGGTCTCGTGGCGTCGGCACTGGTGATCGTGGTGCGGATGGTCTTCTGCT
Proteins encoded in this window:
- a CDS encoding CoA-transferase, with translation MDNTDKVTTSAAEAISAVKAGSVLVLGDAVDGTHPDALLVALAEAGPRELAVVCARPDRAGVGLGLLLGGGGVARLVHSTEEAGQELPQLGSASAQFVPLRLLEERLQAGGAGAATFYAQVGTYAEPAADESHAVYFGGDEYGPVPALTGDLALLRAERGDRRGNLAFADEGREFAVLAAKACASTLAEVGQLVDRLEPHETHLSGTHVTCLLAPRPTHQHHHGG
- a CDS encoding cation:proton antiporter, whose amino-acid sequence is MELTLIAVVGVISIVAVAAFSDRLGLAAPLSLVVVGIALSFIPGMPHPMAEPEWILAGVLPPLLYSTAVNMPAHDFRRNFKAISGLAVVLVAVTTLGAGWLFHWLLPDLGWPTAFALGAVISPTDAVAATSVGKKLGLPSRLVTVLEGEGLVNDASALVLLRSAIAAIAGSVSVWGIAGDFLYAVVIAIAVGLVVGYVNVRIRALLDDTVLNTAISFVIPFIAFVPAEEFEASGVLAVVVAGLVTGHQSPRYLRAQDRIAEATNWRTLAFLLESAIFLLMGLGLKRLIDEVHDDGLGAWRALTIGLVASALVIVVRMVFCWPLVEALRNDRKKAAQSVPKLEQIQARIDAAPADDERFGTKRFEHMKTRVTRVSADVQFQLNEALGWRGGVVLAWSGMRGAITLAAAQSLPEDVPDRPQLILIAYVVAVTTLLLQGLSLPWVIRTVKVPGDDEDRLRQEYVDLLGELSAAASDVLDDPDLTSPDGHPVDPEVLNRVRDTSLMRARPTPAEDEEATPDLAAKADQREQYLTLRLAVLDAERRRLLALRSLGTYSSRALGNAQKMLDVEEARMQQLSDAGR